One Malus sylvestris chromosome 14, drMalSylv7.2, whole genome shotgun sequence DNA segment encodes these proteins:
- the LOC126600658 gene encoding uncharacterized protein LOC126600658: MSPLSLLICFLTYFSVCNGYASAVPLDGELPNGHFEESPHPSNLKKTVIIGKYSLPKWEISGLVEYVKGGAQPGGFFFNVPRGVHAVRLGNEASISQSVNVSPSSVYSLTFGATRTCAQDEVLTVSVPGQSTDLSLQTFFSSNGGDTYAWAFKAMSNVVKITLHNPGVQEDPACGPLLDAIAIKQMLPFNYTRGNLVKNGGFEKGPHVFKNFSTGILIPPKVNDPYSPLPGWIIESLKPVKYIDRKHFAVPRGLAAIELVAGRESAIAQIIRTVPNKSYNLIFTIGDAKNGCHGSMMVEAFAGKETLKVPFVSAGKGGFKTAILKFQATSFRTRLTFYSAYYHTKLDDYGHMCGPVLDNVIVFPVA, translated from the exons ATGTCGCCTTTGTCTCTCTTGATTTGCTTTCTGACCTATTTTTCTGTCTGCAATGGTTACGCTTCTGCTGTACCTCTTGATG GAGAACTCCCAAATGGACACTTCGAAGAATCACCACATCcttcaaatttgaagaaaacGGTGATCATCGGCAAGTATTCACTCCCAAAGTGGGAAATCAGCGGCTTGGTGGAGTACGTCAAAGGTGGAGCCCAACCAGGCGGTTTCTTCTTCAACGTGCCACGTGGGGTCCACGCAGTGAGACTCGGCAACGAGGCCTCCATTTCTCAGAGCGTGAATGTTAGCCCGAGTTCAGTCTACTCGCTCACTTTTGGGGCTACAAGAACTTGTGCCCAGGATGAGGTTTTAACAGTCTCAGTACCTGGTCAGTCTACTGACCTCTCCCTTCAAACTTTCTTCAGCAGCAATGGTGGTGATACTTATGCTTGGGCTTTCAAGGCTATGTCCAACGTTGTTAAGATTACATTACACAACCCTGGGGTTCAGGAAGACCCCGCTTGTGGGCCTCTACTGGATGCTATTGCAATCAAGCAGATGCTTCCTTTCAACTACACAAGGG GTAACCTAGTGAAAAATGGAGGGTTTGAAAAAGGCCCTCATGTGTTTAAGAACTTCTCAACCGGAATCCTCATCCCTCCCAAGGTGAATGACCCGTACTCACCACTGCCTGGATGGATCATTGAATCCCTGAAGCCTGTGAAATACATAGACAGGAAGCATTTTGCGGTTCCTCGCGGACTTGCAGCCATTGAGTTGGTTGCAGGGAGAGAAAGTGCAATTGCTCAAATTATTAGAACCGTCCCAAACAAATCCTACAACCTTATCTTCACCATCGGAGACGCAAAGAACGGTTGCCACGGATCGATGATGGTCGAAGCCTTTGCTGGCAAGGAAACCCTAAAAGTTCCTTTTGTGTCTGCAGGAAAAGGTGGCTTCAAAACTGCAATTCTCAAGTTCCAAGCAACTTCATTCAGAACAAGATTAACATTTTACAGTGCCTACTATCACACAAAGCTTGATGACTATGGTCATATGTGTGGCCCCGTCTTGGATAATGTCATTGTTTTTCCAGTCGCTTGA